Below is a genomic region from Cotesia glomerata isolate CgM1 linkage group LG5, MPM_Cglom_v2.3, whole genome shotgun sequence.
AACTAACTCTAAAAAGCAATTGGAGTGCtaacacactgatagaagaatttgtttatatttaaaaatatttgttaatatttaacaaatcatttattagagaccactttttaatctttaacaaaaattttttagtatttaaaaaaatttattaatatttaataaatgaatattagatttattaaacacaaataaatcattttaaatactaagaaatatttgtttaatactaaaaattggTCTCTAATAATTGATCTGTTACaccgatagaaggatttgtttatagttaaaaatatttgttaatatttaacaaatcatttattagaaactACTTTTTAGTAGTAAACAAATATtacttagtatttaaaatgatttgtttgtatttaataaatatgatatttatttattaaatattaataaatatttttaactataaacaaatccttctatcagtgtaactattaacaaatattttttaatacaaataaatccttctgtCAGtgcagttaaattttttcgtctccatatttttgtcaaatataattattaattagttataaaaaaacatctgtattataaatactaaatactaaacaattcactaaaaaaaatattaagcttgatttttttttttttttataaattcgattttttattttaacgttTTTTTATCTTGTAATTCTATcgatatattgttaaatatattataaattgatttttaaactgTATGTATGTACAAAGATTAGTCAactatgaataattaatttttttcattgattttaGCATatgtttgtaaataaaaaatgttactaaatttttcacagTGTAGTGCAACGTAAATTTTTCTCTCCATTCTCTGGTATTCACCATTGAAAATCAAAATGGACGCCAGAAATGAATAGAGCAAGTTAGAAGCGCAATAGATTACAGTGCAGTTATAGGGACAGGGTGGTACCTGAATAGGGGCGTGTTTACAAAATGGTGGACCTTTAAAATTTGGGTACATTTTAACGTCTTTTTTgtcctaaaataattttctttagaaatttaatggcTGAAATATTTAGTCATACTTGGAAAGTTAATGTGCATTTTAAAAATGCATTGATTTgtacaaaagaaattttgaataagaTACCGGTGGGTAATAAGCAGTCAGGTTTGgacaaagaatattttttataaaagaaaaataatgaatgaaatatgattaatataaaaaaatgtttaatttaattaaaaagtattcatctcaattattaattaagtacatttttaaaaaattaacttgattcaagaactaaaaaattaataataatgagtattttatagaaattcaatttttaaaatatttggttatacaaaaaaatataatttatgaagGTGATATATTTCTTCATatcattaatgaaaattttaatttattgaaaagaaaaatattaatatcttgcaatattttttatattaaaaatataatttataactgtactaaaataattaaacatctGACCATTCCCCGATTCCcccaggaaaaaaaaaatatatttcgaaatacataaaaaatatattttaaaatttattaaaaatatataaatatatataaaatatgtatcgtaaatatatttttaataattcgtgctaaaaaaattctgattcaaaataaatttaagattgaaattcatattttgacacaaatacgaattagttttgagatcaatacaaatttgaaattgagttgtaaataaaaattagcacGTCTGTAGAACTTTTGATCCTGCTTCAGAACTTTAATAAAgacttaagaatattttatatataaaattaatcctaaataatttagtctttattaaaattctgaagcATGATCGAAAGTTCTACAGACGtactaatttttatctacaaatcaatttcaaatttggattGATCTCAAAACAAATTCATATTTGtatcaaaatatgaatttcaatgttaaattcattttgaatcataattttttttgcacgagAACTAACTCatggccgattttcatatatattttatatatttcaaatatattttagatatttttttttataggggttttgtttattatttaagcaaattataagtgaaaaactataaaaaacaaataaattcgCGTTAATATCACCcatgatttattaactattatgtaactaaaaaatgatgaaatgaAACAACCGGAAAGCAGAGTAATCTTAGcgataaacaattaaaaaatcaaaactatCTAcacacaaaataaataatctacaatgtatataaatattatagatAGACATgtttataaagatatatttatatgtaatgCAGGTTTATGTGATGAAGGTGTGGTCTGTGACGAAGAACGCACGATCCATCTGATATACTCAGCTGTTACGTGGTATTATCTCTGTAATACTAATactaaaatacataaagaCCAGAAGTAAGAactaagaaataataaaaagtcaaaaaacaaaatataaaataaaacaacttTATGTTTTCCGAGCCAGGGCTCTAAAAATAGAcggatataaaataaatcgagATGACAGGAGGATAAAAAATCACCAACGCtgatactattaaaaatacgTACGAAAAAATAGAGCAACCACgagaaatataaaaagtgGACGTATGTCAGACgtaggataaaaaaataaaaatttctttgagcGTTCATTCATGATATGAGGAATACTATTATATATAAAGCGTGTGCACGTGCTGGTGGTTATTTATCTATCTACTATACAGCTTAATTCAAAAAGTGACGAAGAAAAGCAAGCCCTTGGTAGTGTCCTTGGACCTGAGAACGAGAACGAGAAGAaaacagagaaaaaaaaataataacaaacaaaaAGGAGCAGTACAGAGGTTGATGGTGAATCGAGGcccgatttttattttatttcaagttcACATCACATGTGAGTATGGACGGAGTTGATACGATACGAGGAGTATTTAGAATCTCTACTATACTATACTCTACTCGCTGCGAAAACAACAACAAACCTCTCGACCGGTTTCGTTTGGGTTCTTTTTTTAGCCCTAGTACTCAATGCTCACATCTCACATCTCACATGTGAATATGAAGCCtctacagtcgacgctctctgtatttgaccgctctctgtatttgaccacattcttcctctgtatttgacgattttacacagctcttatggacaaggacgagtcaaatacagagaatggtcctgtacgggtgagtcaaatacagagagcgttgactgtactCGTGTATGCTTGCAAACAGAGTAGAGTGTGGAGTTCAGTCtgagaaagataaaaaatacgGGAATAAGAATaaggatgaaaataaaaataaagagaaaTAAAACGATAACAAGCTGCTTCTGAGGAATGTATGTATAGTATACTATATAGTATACCACATATGGGCTGTTTGGTTCACATCAACTCAATCTATTCGAcggtaaaaattatattatacgCGATAGATAGTAGAAACTATCATGATCTACGACCTACCGTATTTTATGTGAAGTTTTTAGTAGTTAACTATTGCTTGGATTTTTATACTGCGTCGTAGATCTCAAAAGATAGATCGAGTTTCAAAGACGCACCGAGCTCACCTCTGATTGTGTCagattgttatttattattattttatataggtATAAATAACAAGATTTTTATTGGaacaatattataataatgatacacacgaaaaacaaatttcttgcgccaagaaaattttaaggaaaacaaaaattattttggagcaagaagaaatattcttggctcaagaaactttaacttcattcaaaaaattttcaatcttccttaatattataattatataattataaatataattaactatatattttttggaaTACTTGTAAATACTCtagtattttctttatatcttattattttattttattacttctctTTTGTATACCAGTACAGCGCACTTAGTTTTaagttatattttataatttatatcaacTTATTTAGAGACCCTGTTATTGGCCTTTTGGCTGTTGGATTGtataaaaggaaataaataaataaatattttcttgagctaagaaaatttacactctagtcaagaatttttttttcagcgtaGTTGATTTAGCTTTCGGTAAAAAAttgcttgatttttatattgataatcGTAATATTGGTGTGcagcgaaaaaaatatttttttagtaattttgggaaaaatattacacaaaaaaattaacttgaatcaaaaaatcttgaaccaagaatactattttaaagaaaatgattctcttgagtcaagagaataaattcttaaaacaagaaaaatttacttaaatcaagaataatttcttgagtcaagaaaatgaTATTCTTGGTTAAAGATTTTGGTTCTTGagtaaaagttaattttttatcagtgtagaaatataattattttggaaggataaattgagaaaaaaattttatactaaaaaaaattatttatggataaaaaatctaagttgatttaagaaaaaaaatttttaaaggtttgataaatatattaaaaaatctttttgataaatattgaattaaaaaaaattaaaataaaatgtgttTTATCGGGCAATAGTTGTCTAAGCgattttaattatgattattaaataatgttatCTAAAAAATAGATGAATTAGATCTTAATCACTCTTTATTCGtgatgattaaatttttaaccgtAGAAGTTCTTATCTAAGAACTCGATATTCGATAGATTATGTTTTTAAACATCAAAACaagtcaaatttatttataacaatgaTTTAAGAGTAAATATAgagaattgtttttttaaaaagtcacggatataaattattgacactgaAAATgagttttaagaaaatatttttaaaaaataatctttcaagttggtttaaattttattaaataacaagtgactattttttcactaaaaaaaattcaaatgtcAATTACtcacttcaaaaaaattatcaacaatctCAATTTtagcaaaattcaaaaattatttttaatttgttctaggtcataaataattaaattaaaaaatttttaattaaaattattataacgCTCAATAAGCAGTCACTCGACtgctttttaatttattcatactttttttaatccctaataaatttttaaaatattattttccaaaaattaattatcggaaaatctaaaagttataaaaagtaaattattactTCCAGTACCACAGATgactcaatttaaaaataaattcaaaaaataaaaaaaaaaaaaattctaagtatCAAATAGCGAGTTACAAAGTAACtccatttttattaattatttttggtcagatttaattattgtttataaatttttatttagtaatttttgaaaaaaaaaagatatttgtcattttttgTGCCCAAAATTCGggataaattttaactaaatttaaatatttaaattttcaacttctaaaaaaaaatttataatttaataattacactaaaaaaaatgtgaattaattaaaaaaaaaaatctagagttacaaaaataatattgaagaattttattgtcttcaatcaatttaaatttacttcaaTAAACAATGACATTGAAGTTAGCAGTCAGttgacaatttttcaattttattcaacaaacaaatttgctctaaaaaattacatttttaattttttaaaatttctacatgtcaatttttttctcactttttttaaagtaatttatttttttaaaatattctaagaattattaaatatccgctactttaatttttaatgacacaaaaattagccgacattcaaaaattttagattttttttttatcaattaaattagaacaaaaaaaaatatttttacaaaattgtacttataattttttcaattaactttttttttaaattttttcaataaataaaattctaaaaatttttagatgtcggctaactttatagtcattaattttcatcaataattttttcaacttaaaTTAAGAGCatgcagtttttcaaaataatttacttgatccaactaaattttttttctgtcttaaaaatataaaaaaaaaaaactcaccgAATTCTGGTCTCGCCAAAGAAGTCAACCTTGGTCTTCTTCTTGACAATAGCCTGGGGTAAATGCAGAGGACTGATGCTGGTCTCGCTGGTAGCCGGAGGAGAGCTAGAACCATTGCTGGAAGACAAAGATCCAGCTCTTCCTCGAAGACTCTCAATCATCTGAGCTTCAGAAACATTTCCACTGCGGATATTAACATGTCCATTATGATTAGCAGACGGAGGACCCGCAGAGACAGCCAAACTAGGCCTGGTGTTCTGCCTGTTGCGGCGCTTCTTCTTCTTGGTCTCAATTTCTTCAGCACGAGTTCCAGTTAAGCTTCCAAACCCGACCGGAGGGATCCAGTCCAGGTCTTTCTTAAGATGTCCTCTTCCACAACGACATCCACAAGCCTTAAAGGCCAAATCGTACCCTTTTTTAGTCCAGAGATTCTGGTGCCTCTGTCGCTCGGACCAGCTGCGAGCTCTTCCGCAGTTCTTCAGGTAAGTCAGAAGAGTCTGCTCCCAGGCGTCGAAGCACTCCCGGTGCATATACTGCCCCATTGGACATGTCTCATTGTTGCAGATAACTTTTACCACATCCTGCAGCGAGTTGGACCGTATTAGCGCGTTCGCGCGTAAACATTCGCCACTTGGAGCACAGCAACGAGctacattattattgttattattattattattattattactactacAAGTACTATTactagaattattattattactggtGTTACTGTTGCTGCTGTTGGACGTAAGCTGCTGATGATTTACCAAATTTTCCATCTGCGTCTCGTCATTACCAGCTATCTCCAGGAGACTATGGCTGTTACCCGCGTGTCTTCTTGGAGCCATGTCAACCTCAACTCACTCAGTACACTTTGTTGTTAATCACTTTGTTGTTACTATGTACaaccttaaaaataaacaaaccaaaccaatttattaatttatttatttatttttttttgctgttttttttggcaattatttttaattaataaattttttaaaattcaaatttcgcgggtttatttttaaattaataaacttttcaaaatttaaatttcgcgggtttatttttaaatttttaaaattcaaagttcgcgggtttatttttaaatttttaaaattcaaatttcgcgggtttatttttaaatttttaaaattcaaatttcgcgGGTTTTATTACCACGCATTGTCCACCattgttttttagtttaaattttaaatcaaatttagtttatatatattttttttttgatatgtATCATATAAAACTCACTtacatttacaataataaaattcacttaataaattatataaaaacttataaattaagttttcacaaagaaaaaaaaaaaaaacaaacacaaaattatttttttaaaagttttaaaaaattccgcACACCACAACAAAAACACACAGTATTTagttagttttaaaatttttaaatttaatttataaaagttagttttttttttattttataataaaaaaaaaacagtaattataataataaaaaataattattatttcttgaagcaaggtATAGTAGTTCAATGTAAAGCGCGCAATTGTGACTAAACTGTGAGAGCACAGCAGACACGTTGTATACCCGGCACTGGAGCTGATTGTAGCATGTCGCTCGAACTTGGAGCACGAAAGTGAACTCTAGCGATTGAAAGCGAAAACTGCTGGTGGGGGTCAGAACTTGCCCGCCATCCCGCCAATCGATGTCGTCTGTTAGAAACGCGGTCTTTGTCAAGCGTTAGTTATTCTCTCAAGCTCTCTTCGTTTCACTACTACGCAATACTCTACACTCTATACTATCTACAGCTAACTGTGCTCCGCACCGCACACATATATACACACTGTCTGCTGGTGAGTAGTAAACACACCCACTGAGACTGGGGAGCGTGTGTGAGCAGACGCGACTTCGCCATCTTTGTCTTTCTCGTTGACTGGCGGGTTACTCACTCTCGATCTCCCGCTCTTACTATAATACTGGCACGTTTCAATccaaagtaaatataaatagaaacaaaaatatttctgcGATccgatttatgaaaaaaaatttaaacaactTTTAATatgcagtttttttttttttttttttattatattcgcTGCCAGATTaggtaatattatttttattttattatatattatatgatgTTTTTTCGTGTCGGTGTTatgtatattatgtatattatgTGAACTTAAATTAATCGCGAGGATGGTAAACACCATTTTCGATCTAACGTAATCGCGGAAATGTCTTATCGGAACTATTTAtgtaattgatgatttttgttagattttttacagtgattTTTTACCCTGAGATAATCCAGGAGACAACAAGTATGTCAAGTTCATTGTCAGTATAGCTGTGAATTGGTACCCgcataaaaaaactatatatggCTGAACATATATGGAAAGTTATATGGGGAATATGTGATCATATATAGCggcaaaattatatatatgaaataataaatgctTTGTTAATATAATGAAGATATATTTGATTCAATATAAGTTCAAATATATTAGTGCCGTATATTACTTAGtatatgttataaaatatactattattatataaaaattacttatatagaaaactatataatagataaatatatttttcgtaaaatatatgttgagatcccgagtaaaaatgaaattattattttttacggaaaaataataaattttgttcgaccgccgcaccaccgctgcagcaccgccgcaccataccgccgcaccaccgctgcacgaccgccgtttggcggactattacgccgcacgctaaaaatttactccccctagcatcgccgcactaccgctgcaccaccgccgcaccaatgctaaatcatacctacaattttacaaaaaatggtatcataattaatttatcacgcaataattaattaataaataatgcgactagaaatctttatgtaagacctattgatcaacctccttttaatcgaatgcctaatattaaaaaaaaaattttttttaaatcaggccaaagcaccgcgaaattattgattttttttgtcgtattgttgatgtagatttttaatttcgtcctcgggttgcacagaagcggtacgcctattgaaatactctgaaagaattttaaaaattgaactgtgatgggattcgaacctggatcgtctgcatg
It encodes:
- the LOC123264818 gene encoding headcase protein isoform X2; its protein translation is MAPRRHAGNSHSLLEIAGNDETQMENLVNHQQLTSNSSNSNTTRCCAPSGECLRANALIRSNSLQDVVKVICNNETCPMGQYMHRECFDAWEQTLLTYLKNCGRARSWSERQRHQNLWTKKGYDLAFKACGCRCGRGHLKKDLDWIPPVGFGSLTGTRAEEIETKKKKRRNRQNTRPSLAVSAGPPSANHNGHVNIRSGNVSEAQMIESLRGRAGSLSSSNGSSSPPATSETSISPLHLPQAIVKKKTKVDFFGETRIRQSCGANGIFSRRLDFSAFNSLPRTKLNSYHIKMEDEGNHGNDDTRCFILSTLAALQWSRVSCVLCRAAMLVFDRYPLVDGTFFLSPRQHSPSCAEVKVEGRTQYLSAVCMTCLEGCGSAPVRCRACTVQWDGSSLVLGTMYSYDIFAAMPCCTERLKCNSCQKPLIYPHQRLNFYSDYSRVFACPHCRVVDAHFVKPLLTCFTREQFQLYSQWP
- the LOC123264818 gene encoding headcase protein isoform X1; the protein is MAPRRHAGNSHSLLEIAGNDETQMENLVNHQQLTSNSSNSNTSNNNNSTRCCAPSGECLRANALIRSNSLQDVVKVICNNETCPMGQYMHRECFDAWEQTLLTYLKNCGRARSWSERQRHQNLWTKKGYDLAFKACGCRCGRGHLKKDLDWIPPVGFGSLTGTRAEEIETKKKKRRNRQNTRPSLAVSAGPPSANHNGHVNIRSGNVSEAQMIESLRGRAGSLSSSNGSSSPPATSETSISPLHLPQAIVKKKTKVDFFGETRIRQSCGANGIFSRRLDFSAFNSLPRTKLNSYHIKMEDEGNHGNDDTRCFILSTLAALQWSRVSCVLCRAAMLVFDRYPLVDGTFFLSPRQHSPSCAEVKVEGRTQYLSAVCMTCLEGCGSAPVRCRACTVQWDGSSLVLGTMYSYDIFAAMPCCTERLKCNSCQKPLIYPHQRLNFYSDYSRVFACPHCRVVDAHFVKPLLTCFTREQFQLYSQWP